One Molothrus ater isolate BHLD 08-10-18 breed brown headed cowbird chromosome 4, BPBGC_Mater_1.1, whole genome shotgun sequence genomic window carries:
- the PIGY gene encoding phosphatidylinositol N-acetylglucosaminyltransferase subunit Y produces the protein MAGAGLLPSLPTLTVLVPLLSLAGLFYSASVDENFPQGCTSTTSLCFYSLLLPVTVPVYVFFHLWTWMGIKLFRHN, from the coding sequence ATGGccggagctgggctgctgccctcgctgcccaCGCTGACTGTGCTCgttcccctgctgtccctggcaggccTGTTCTACTCGGCCAGCGTGGACGAAAActtcccccagggctgcaccaGCACAACCAGCCTGTGTTTCTACAGCCTCCTCCTTCCCGTTACAGTACCGGTTTATGTGTTCTTTCACCTGTGGACCTGGATGGGGATTAAGCTTTTTAGGCACAACTAG
- the PYURF gene encoding protein preY, mitochondrial: MLRGPARLLPLRLRRAAPADPGHRRHCHRQHEQEQSSGSSSGSDSGSGSARPQPLEPSLLRFLVCPLSKRPLRYEESTNELINEELGIAYPIIDGIPNMVPEAARRTHTKAPAEGSERP; encoded by the exons ATGCTGCGCGGCCCGGCTCGGCTGCTGCCGCTGCGGCTGCGGCGGGCGGCCCCGGCCGACCCCGGGCACCGCCGGCACTGCCACCGGCAGCACGAGCAGGAACAAAGCTCGGGCTCCAGCTCCGGTTCAGACTCGGGCTCCGGCTCAGCGCGGCCGCAGCCTCTGGAGCCATCATTGCTGCGCTTCCTGGTGTGCCCGCTCTCCAAGCGGCCGCTGAG GTACGAAGAATCTACGAACGAGCTCATTAACGAGGAGCTGGGCATCGCGTACCCCATCATCGACGGCATCCCGAACATGGTTCCGGAGGCTGCCAGGAGGACGCACACGAAGGCGCCGGCCGAGGGCTCGGAGCGGCCGTGA